The proteins below are encoded in one region of Gemmatimonadaceae bacterium:
- the polA gene encoding DNA polymerase I — MTTPIAQRPSPSAIEPPPPPRLFLVDGYALIYRAFFALISRPLTTSRGENTSAAWGIVNFLQRLLQTHKPDYLGWVHDSGLSFRHERYPAYKATREKLTEELQSDFDRGMERICDILDAYHIPILALKGYEADDVIGTLARQGVEAGMNVVVVSGDKDFQQLVRPGLWLLNPGRGGPASVEEQWVGVENGSERLGVPPALVTDYLALLGDASDNVPGVKGIGEKTAQELVNSFGSVENILAHASEITKKRPREALLEQGDMALLSKELVTIRQDLAVDLDLDSMRLSPPDLARLRAMYVELEFHTLAKNIAAVEAAAPVATDDASSAPPEPAIKTNYVTVDTVAALEKAVARARRAPYIAVDTETVIDPTAPQDVDPLRSSLVGVTIAVAPGEAYYFPLAHRHRADTQVGLDLGDEPPSSDDAPPKKKARAKKASEPASVAARFFAAGTEQRVKNLPPIDSAETVPLKALLEDPAVKKTAQNAKYDILALRGAGVTVRGLDFDTMIASYVLDPGRRTHGLDLLALEFLNHKMTSFEELCGKGKELIPFDQVPIECARDYSCEDADMTWRLREMFEPQLEALQLARLFHDVEMPLVEVLAEMEWQGITIDVPWFATLKERFERERKRVEQEIYVSAGEEFNINSNPKLREILFEKLQLPVLKRTPTGPSTDASVLQQLADEGHQLPVLLMEYRELSKLESTYIDALPTYVHPRTGRVHTSFSQTTAATGRLSSNEPNLQNIPIRRELGRDVRRGFVPRKGWTLLAADYSQIELRLLAHLSSDPAFVQAFQSGGDIHRQTASVIFGVPVEDVTKDMRARAKTINFATIYGQGAHALSRQLKIAHAEAKQFIELYFQRFSRVREYLDSMVEFAREHGYVQTIFNRRRYIPELRERNFNIRAFGERVASNAPIQGSAADLIKIAMIRIHNALISRGLSTKMLLQVHDELVFEVPGPELDEIKQLVKTEMEHAAQLSVPLVVDMGQGNDWLATKMD; from the coding sequence ATGACCACGCCCATCGCCCAACGCCCATCGCCCAGCGCGATCGAGCCGCCTCCACCCCCAAGACTGTTCCTCGTGGACGGTTACGCGCTGATCTATCGCGCGTTCTTCGCCCTCATCTCGCGCCCCCTGACAACCAGCCGCGGCGAAAACACCTCCGCGGCATGGGGCATCGTCAATTTTCTGCAACGATTGTTGCAGACCCATAAACCTGACTACCTGGGCTGGGTACACGATTCCGGCCTGTCGTTCCGCCACGAGCGGTATCCTGCATACAAAGCCACCCGCGAGAAGCTCACCGAAGAGCTGCAGTCCGACTTCGATCGCGGCATGGAACGCATCTGCGACATCCTCGATGCGTACCATATTCCAATTCTGGCATTAAAGGGCTATGAAGCCGACGACGTCATCGGCACCCTCGCGCGTCAGGGCGTCGAAGCGGGCATGAACGTCGTCGTCGTCTCCGGCGATAAGGATTTTCAGCAACTCGTGCGGCCGGGCCTCTGGCTCCTCAATCCGGGCCGAGGCGGACCGGCGAGCGTCGAGGAACAATGGGTCGGCGTCGAGAACGGCAGCGAACGCCTCGGCGTTCCACCCGCGCTCGTCACGGATTACCTCGCGCTGCTCGGCGACGCCTCGGACAACGTTCCCGGCGTGAAGGGCATCGGCGAAAAGACGGCGCAGGAGCTCGTCAACTCCTTCGGCAGCGTCGAGAACATTCTCGCGCACGCGTCGGAGATCACGAAGAAGCGTCCGCGCGAAGCGCTGCTCGAGCAGGGTGACATGGCGCTGCTCTCGAAGGAGCTCGTCACCATTCGCCAGGACCTGGCCGTCGATCTCGACCTCGATTCCATGCGCCTGTCGCCGCCCGACCTCGCGCGCCTCCGCGCGATGTACGTCGAGCTCGAGTTTCACACCCTCGCCAAGAACATCGCGGCGGTCGAAGCCGCGGCGCCGGTGGCTACCGACGATGCGTCGTCCGCGCCGCCCGAGCCGGCGATCAAGACGAACTATGTCACGGTGGACACCGTCGCCGCGCTCGAGAAAGCCGTCGCGCGCGCGCGGCGGGCGCCGTACATCGCGGTCGATACAGAAACTGTAATCGATCCAACCGCCCCGCAGGACGTCGACCCGCTGCGAAGCTCACTTGTTGGCGTCACGATCGCTGTGGCGCCAGGCGAAGCCTACTACTTCCCGCTCGCGCATCGGCACCGCGCCGACACGCAGGTCGGTCTCGACCTGGGCGACGAACCGCCGTCCTCCGACGATGCACCGCCCAAGAAGAAGGCGCGCGCGAAGAAGGCAAGCGAGCCGGCCAGCGTTGCCGCACGCTTCTTCGCGGCGGGTACGGAACAACGCGTCAAGAATCTTCCGCCGATCGACAGCGCCGAAACCGTACCGCTCAAGGCATTGCTCGAGGACCCGGCCGTGAAGAAAACCGCGCAGAACGCGAAGTACGACATCCTCGCGCTGCGCGGCGCCGGCGTCACTGTGCGCGGACTCGATTTCGACACGATGATCGCCAGCTACGTGCTCGATCCCGGCCGGCGCACGCACGGCCTCGATCTGCTTGCCCTCGAGTTCCTCAACCACAAGATGACGAGCTTCGAGGAACTGTGCGGCAAGGGCAAAGAGCTGATTCCCTTCGATCAGGTGCCGATCGAGTGCGCGCGCGATTACTCATGCGAAGACGCCGACATGACGTGGCGGCTCCGCGAGATGTTCGAGCCGCAGCTCGAAGCCCTGCAGCTCGCGCGGCTCTTTCACGACGTCGAAATGCCGCTCGTCGAAGTGCTCGCCGAAATGGAATGGCAGGGCATCACGATCGACGTGCCGTGGTTCGCCACGCTCAAGGAACGCTTCGAGCGCGAACGTAAACGCGTCGAGCAGGAGATCTACGTGTCAGCCGGCGAGGAGTTCAACATCAACTCCAACCCGAAGCTCCGCGAGATCTTGTTCGAGAAGCTGCAGTTGCCGGTGCTCAAGCGCACGCCGACCGGCCCCTCGACCGACGCGAGCGTGTTGCAACAACTCGCCGACGAGGGACACCAGCTTCCCGTGTTACTCATGGAATACCGCGAGCTGTCCAAGCTCGAGAGCACGTACATCGACGCCCTCCCGACGTACGTGCATCCCCGCACCGGCCGCGTGCACACGTCGTTCAGCCAGACGACGGCGGCGACCGGCCGTCTATCGTCCAACGAACCGAATCTTCAGAACATTCCAATTCGCCGAGAGCTCGGGCGCGACGTGCGCCGCGGCTTCGTGCCGCGCAAAGGCTGGACGCTGCTCGCGGCCGACTACTCGCAGATCGAGCTGCGACTGCTCGCGCATCTGTCGAGCGACCCCGCGTTCGTTCAGGCCTTCCAGTCAGGCGGCGACATTCATCGCCAGACGGCCTCGGTGATCTTCGGCGTGCCGGTCGAAGACGTCACCAAGGACATGCGCGCGCGGGCGAAGACGATCAACTTCGCGACGATTTACGGACAGGGGGCGCACGCACTCTCGCGCCAGCTCAAGATCGCGCACGCCGAAGCGAAGCAGTTCATCGAGTTGTATTTTCAGCGCTTCAGCCGCGTACGCGAGTATCTCGACTCGATGGTCGAGTTCGCCCGCGAGCACGGCTACGTGCAAACGATCTTCAACCGCCGCCGGTACATCCCTGAGTTGCGCGAACGCAACTTTAACATCCGCGCGTTCGGCGAGCGCGTTGCCTCGAACGCGCCCATTCAGGGCTCCGCGGCCGATCTGATCAAGATTGCGATGATTCGGATTCATAACGCGCTCATCTCGCGCGGACTGAGCACGAAGATGCTGCTGCAAGTCCACGACGAGCTCGTGTTCGAGGTACCGGGGCCCGAGCTCGACGAGATTAAACAACTGGTGAAGACCGAAATGGAACATGCGGCGCAGCTCTCGGTCCCCCTTGTGGTCGACATGGGCCAGGGCAACGATTGGCTGGCTACGAAGATGGATTGA
- a CDS encoding cold-shock protein, translating into MARGKVKWFNDAKGYGFIEQDSGEDVFVHFSAISMEGFKTLAEGQEVEFEIRTGEKGLHAANVTRV; encoded by the coding sequence ATGGCCAGAGGGAAGGTGAAGTGGTTCAATGATGCCAAGGGGTACGGCTTCATTGAGCAAGACAGCGGTGAGGACGTGTTCGTTCACTTCTCCGCGATCAGTATGGAAGGCTTCAAGACGCTCGCCGAAGGTCAGGAAGTCGAATTCGAAATCCGTACTGGCGAGAAGGGGCTTCACGCCGCGAACGTGACCCGGGTCTAA
- the pyrE gene encoding orotate phosphoribosyltransferase — protein sequence MSRRDELAQLLATRSAIRGTFTLASGRQSSLYIDARITTMSPDGLALIGPLGFTALHDAGWRADSIGGLTMGADPIACAVSYASASSSAPLRAFSVRKEPKTHGTGRLIEGPFREGDRVVVVEDTITTGGSAKKAIDAVRAAGGKVIGVLALVDREEGGREALEAEGVGVIALARASDIVPLIPA from the coding sequence ATGTCACGAAGAGACGAACTCGCTCAACTCCTCGCCACACGCTCCGCCATACGCGGGACGTTCACGTTAGCATCCGGACGACAGTCCTCGCTATACATCGACGCGCGAATCACCACCATGAGCCCCGACGGCCTCGCGTTGATCGGGCCGCTCGGATTTACCGCGCTGCATGATGCCGGGTGGCGCGCCGATTCGATCGGCGGCCTCACGATGGGGGCAGACCCGATCGCGTGCGCGGTGAGCTACGCCAGCGCGTCGAGCTCCGCGCCGCTGCGCGCTTTTTCGGTGCGGAAAGAACCGAAGACACACGGCACCGGAAGGCTGATCGAAGGGCCATTCCGCGAAGGCGACCGCGTTGTCGTCGTCGAGGACACAATCACCACCGGCGGATCCGCAAAGAAGGCCATCGACGCGGTCCGTGCCGCGGGCGGCAAGGTCATCGGCGTACTAGCCTTGGTCGATCGCGAAGAAGGTGGTCGCGAGGCGCTAGAGGCTGAGGGTGTCGGCGTCATCGCCCTGGCGCGCGCGTCCGACATCGTGCCGTTGATCCCGGCGTGA
- a CDS encoding HAMP domain-containing sensor histidine kinase, whose amino-acid sequence MREFPPQLIVSNGVSPAVLGVVLLVVAGFVGFLLARERRRRLRASERSAELERLYHEVARANTAKSEFLANISHELRTPLNAIVGFVELLKDGVYGELSPRQVPPVDRIAASATHLRHLVDQVLDIAKIAAGRLEVHSETLVLRPFVLNVASELESLVNERGLSFSIAVGASLPRIRTDPTHLRQILVNLIGNAVKYTPSGGVAVRARLVGATVARSSHRPTPDDPVLARQSPDMRQVWIALQVVDTGVGIAPADQVRIFDEFEQVNAGPRSESMQRGTGLGLSISRRLAQLLGGDIGVDSQLGKGSTFTLWLPVHPTDLEPSGTDAAAPAAVNDA is encoded by the coding sequence ATGCGCGAATTCCCGCCACAATTGATCGTCAGCAACGGCGTGTCGCCGGCGGTGCTCGGCGTCGTGTTGCTCGTCGTCGCGGGGTTCGTGGGTTTCTTGCTCGCGCGCGAGCGCCGGCGTCGCCTGCGCGCTTCCGAACGTTCGGCCGAGCTCGAGCGCTTGTACCACGAAGTGGCGCGGGCCAATACCGCGAAGAGCGAGTTCCTCGCGAATATCTCGCACGAGCTTCGCACACCGCTCAACGCCATCGTCGGCTTCGTCGAATTGCTGAAGGACGGTGTTTACGGCGAGCTCTCACCGCGACAAGTGCCGCCGGTCGATCGCATCGCCGCGTCGGCGACGCATTTGCGACATCTCGTCGATCAAGTCCTCGACATCGCCAAGATCGCCGCCGGCCGCCTGGAAGTGCATTCGGAGACGCTCGTGCTGCGGCCGTTCGTGCTCAACGTCGCGAGCGAGCTCGAATCGCTCGTCAACGAGCGCGGGCTGAGTTTTTCGATCGCGGTCGGCGCCTCGTTACCGCGTATCCGCACCGATCCAACGCATCTGCGGCAGATTCTCGTGAACCTGATCGGCAATGCCGTGAAGTACACACCGTCGGGTGGCGTGGCGGTTCGCGCGCGTCTCGTCGGTGCTACGGTGGCGAGGTCGTCACATCGGCCGACGCCCGACGATCCCGTGCTTGCGCGCCAATCTCCCGACATGCGACAAGTGTGGATCGCGCTGCAGGTCGTCGACACAGGCGTCGGCATCGCACCGGCGGATCAGGTGCGTATCTTCGACGAATTCGAGCAGGTCAATGCGGGCCCGCGCAGCGAATCCATGCAGCGCGGTACCGGGCTCGGGCTCTCCATCTCGCGGCGGCTCGCCCAGCTCCTCGGCGGCGATATCGGCGTGGACAGCCAGCTTGGAAAAGGATCGACGTTCACGCTGTGGCTGCCGGTGCACCCGACGGACCTGGAACCTTCGGGCACGGATGCGGCCGCGCCGGCGGCCGTCAACGACGCCTAG
- a CDS encoding serine/threonine-protein kinase, with the protein MPRENLVGQTIAGYSLQSEVGEGGTSAVFRAQHAEHGTVAVKVLREKLRQDRTAVARFLREARYGERVQHPNVVQTIEIGEAGPGMHFLAIEWATGEILEKYAKRQGPLPIDEVCAIVKQIADAVHAAHAVGIVHRDLKPDNVMYDPATRLVKLLDFGIATDTDIAPEQRLTRAGFFVGTLMYVAPEALSGELVGPLADQYSLATIAYFLLTGCLPFPAKTPREMFSQLLSQPPIALNVAKPGLRFPAAVEGVVMRGLSKEPSKRYADVIAFASEFCESASAPAAKEQTGFVSKLASMFKKKD; encoded by the coding sequence GTGCCTCGGGAAAATCTCGTCGGACAGACGATCGCCGGATATTCGCTGCAGAGTGAAGTGGGAGAAGGCGGAACCTCCGCCGTGTTTCGCGCGCAACATGCGGAACACGGGACGGTTGCCGTGAAAGTGTTGCGCGAGAAACTGCGTCAGGATCGCACGGCCGTCGCGCGTTTTCTTCGCGAAGCGCGCTACGGCGAACGCGTGCAGCACCCGAACGTCGTGCAGACAATCGAGATCGGCGAAGCCGGACCGGGAATGCACTTCCTGGCGATCGAATGGGCGACGGGCGAGATCCTCGAGAAGTATGCGAAGCGGCAAGGGCCGCTGCCGATCGACGAAGTGTGTGCCATCGTCAAGCAGATCGCCGACGCGGTGCATGCCGCGCATGCGGTTGGTATCGTCCACCGCGATCTCAAGCCGGACAACGTCATGTACGATCCGGCGACACGTCTCGTGAAGCTGCTGGACTTCGGCATCGCGACGGATACGGACATCGCACCCGAGCAACGGCTGACGCGCGCCGGCTTCTTCGTCGGCACGTTGATGTACGTGGCGCCCGAGGCGCTGTCGGGTGAATTGGTCGGGCCGCTCGCCGATCAGTACAGCCTGGCGACGATCGCGTACTTCCTGCTCACGGGATGTCTTCCCTTCCCAGCCAAGACCCCGCGCGAAATGTTCTCGCAACTCTTGTCGCAGCCGCCGATCGCGCTCAACGTCGCGAAACCCGGTCTGCGTTTTCCCGCGGCGGTCGAGGGGGTCGTGATGCGCGGCTTGAGCAAGGAACCATCCAAGCGCTATGCCGACGTGATCGCATTCGCATCAGAGTTTTGTGAATCGGCGTCCGCCCCGGCCGCGAAGGAGCAAACGGGTTTCGTCTCGAAGCTCGCGTCGATGTTCAAGAAGAAAGACTAG